The following are encoded in a window of Vespa crabro chromosome 2, iyVesCrab1.2, whole genome shotgun sequence genomic DNA:
- the LOC124422208 gene encoding zinc finger protein 570-like: MGETICLYGKTSPDIENFLKGTTPSRTCADVVLCCFGGERFLTHRLVLSAASPYLQKILEADNKSSNHREPITIVLAEIESTELSAILDFIYTGSTKVSRARLNAFLRTATVLHICLPPLPAAIICNTFDRENTSYTFDFKVGPSHPPYEVSLDLSRVTEHPLESLKFRTEDSWETQLTSLKYSDKLESSNKVDYPWINKDIVYSEERWWKTDRRRRHVANCVTASPWRQIVKLHHSPKVRSNLTNGLNTDKLTDKLKEDIISVTSYGVQYDDSTKQHSSFESIVDSIDTTYLSKEVREEKTSGRKSERENLEDPRKDLRRNEKEETKKEKPFRCADCGKEFSQLRNYKYHRSMHEGTREFAASCPECGKYFNDRGYLSSHMKIHRNRKEYACLVCGKSFNQRVAYNMHAKIHTGLKPHSCEQCGKAFSRKMLLKQHLRTHSGERPYRCHICQKAFADRSNMTLHTKLHSGLKPYQCNLCSKAFTKKHHLKTHLNSHTGSKPYSCSKCGLNFSQSSNMRTHFKKCTYETNSIILIDNSRKMKL, encoded by the exons atgGGAGAAACTATATGTCTTTATGGAAAAACGTCGCCggatatagaaaattttctaaaaggaACAACGCCATCCCGAACATGCGCGGATGTCGTTCTTTGTTGCTTCGGTGGTGAAAGGTTTTTGACGCATCGACTCGTTCTTTCAGCTGCTAGTCCTTACCTACag AAAATTTTGGAGGCTGATAACAAATCGTCGAATCATCGAGAACCTATAACCATCGTATTAGCAGAGATCGAATCAACGGAATTATCGGCAATCCTCGATTTTATCTATACCGGTAGTACGAAAGTATCACGAGCAAGATTGAATGCATTTCTACGAACAGCTACAGTCTTACACATATGTCTTCCACCCCTGCCTGCTGCGATCATCTGCAATACATTTGATCGAGAGAATACATCGTATACCTTCGATTTCAAGGTTGGCCCAAGTCACCCACCGTATGAAGTGTCTTTGGACTTAAGTAGAGTCACTGAACATCCTCTAGAATCGCTTAAATTTCGAACAGAGGACTCTTGGGAGACACAATTGACGTCACTGAAATATTCAGACAAATTGGAATCATCTAACAAAGTAGATTACCCATGGATAAACAAGGATATAGTTTACTCCGAGGAAAGATGGTGGAAAACCGATCGACGTCGTCGCCACGTAGCGAATTGTGTGACGGCATCACCTTGGCGTCAAATCGTCAAACTTCATCATTCGCCAAAAGTTCGATCGAATCTGACGAATGGTCTC AATACCGATAAACTAACGGACAAGTTGAAAGAAGATATAATCAGCGTAACTTCGTATGGTGTTCAATACGACGATTCTACCAAGCAACATTCTTCTTTCGAAAGTATCGTCGATTCCATCGATACGACGTACCTATCCAAAGAGGTTCGAGAAGAGAAGACATCAGGGAGAAAAtctgaaagagaaaatctCGAAGATCCTCGTAAGGATCTTCgaaggaacgaaaaagaagagacgaaaaaagagaaaccaTTTCGTTGTGCCGATTGTGGGAAAGAATTTTCGCAGTTGCGCAATTACAAGTACCATCGTAGCATGCACGAAGGTACACGAGAATTCGCGGCGAGTTGCCCGGAATGCGGGAAATACTTCAACGATCGTGGTTACCTTAGCTCGCACATGAAGATCCATCGTAATCGTAAGGAATACGCTTGTCTCGTATGCGGCAAGAGTTTCAATCAGCGAGTGGCTTATAATATGCATGCTAAGATACACACCGGTTTGAAGCCACACAGTTGCGAACAATGTGGTAAAGCTTTCTCGCGGAAAATGCTTCTTAAACAGCATCTCAGGACCCATTCTGGTGAACGACCCTATCGATGTCACATCTGTCAGAAGGCTTTTGCGGATAGATCGAACATGACGCTTCACACGAAGCTTCATTCTGGGTTGAAGCCTTATCAATGTAATCTCTGTTCCAAGGCCTTCACGAAGAAGCACCATTTAAAGACTCACCTCAACTCTCATACTGGATCCAAACCTTATTCATGTTCCAAATGTGGTCTCAATTTTTCCCAAAGTAGCAATATGAGAACACATTTTAAGAAATGTACGTACGAAACAAATTCCATAATTCTGATTGATAATTCGAGGAAGATGAAACTCTAA
- the LOC124422212 gene encoding LOW QUALITY PROTEIN: EF-hand domain-containing family member B-like (The sequence of the model RefSeq protein was modified relative to this genomic sequence to represent the inferred CDS: substituted 1 base at 1 genomic stop codon): MNQKIQTFISNVILXVKECLQYQLLTPFQTLVWELKNTVMKSYWNKEVGKTHYLVPYLPIGMDPLKTTFGKKFKSKATMADLINPPKIDIKPIMRTDVNFCRFKEISQEDEGTQITRNYNCHFNKYTYFGKKNNADVEGSRIKKIIQGKDYNATTLVNCIQADFLKDTQLLLGQIKNPTKKCLSPSTIYGKPSAKQTDSVADSLQESPIDKTLLFKWKYLQYLRSLRNNLKKRIPYIDYFDIYENLASLDKEHTGILTEEDVFTILGNYNIHPERRLFEALLDLLELRQNGKIFYNDVVNLLNWKCPFPTLPITKKSKEDISSLHENENKSYITPSKYHFCNEKSYAKIDNAYALIFPNIFTKYGLDHIDFFKLRSKHEIRSIFENIGITFPDNTFDILWDKANQKDGAEGVCVDTFNSLLDVSTN, from the exons ATGAATCAAAAAATTCAAACGTTTATATCAAA TGTTATTTTATAGGTAAAAGAATGTTtgcaatatcaattattaacaCCATTTCAAACACTCGTTTGGGAATTGAAAAATACTGTAATGAAAAGTTATTGGAATAAAGAAGTTGGAAAAACTCATTATTTAGTACCGTATTTACCAATCGGTATGGATCCCCTAAAAACAACTTtcggaaaaaaatttaaatcta AGGCAACAATGGCGGATTTAATTAATCCTCCCAAAATTGACATAAAACCAATAATGCGCACAGATGTTAATTTCTGtagatttaaagaaataagtcAAGAAGATGAAGGAACACAAATTACtagaaa TTATAATTGTCACtttaacaaatatacatatttcggaaaaaagaataatgctGATGTAGAAGGATCtcgaattaaaaagattatacAAGGCAAAGATTATAATGCTACTACGTTAGTCAATTGTATTCAAGCAGATTTCTTAAAAGACACACAACTTCTTCTTGGACAAATAAA AAATCCgacaaaaaaatgtttatctcCATCAACTATATATGGTAAACCCTCGGCAAAACAAACAGATTCAGTAGCTGATTCACTACAAGAATCACCTATAGACAAAACGTTACTCttcaaatggaaatatttacaatatctgCGTAGCTTAcgtaataatcttaaaaaacGTATTCCATATATCGATTACTtcgatatttatgaaaatttggCTTCTTTGGACAAG GAACATACTGGTATCCTAACAGAAGAAGatgtatttacaattttagGAAACTATAATATCCATCCCGAAAGACGACTATTTGAAGCATTGTTAGATCTTTTAGAATTACGacaaaatggaaaaattttttataatgatgtAGTGAATCTTCTAAACTGGAAATGTCCATTTCCCACATTGCCGATAACAAAAA aaagtaaagaagataTATCATCTCtacatgaaaatgaaaataaatcttacATAACTCCAtctaaatatcatttttgtaatgaaaaatcgtatgcAAAGATTGATAATGCTTATGCTTTAATTTTTCccaatatttttacaaaatatggCTTGGATCATATAGATTTTTTCAAG CTTCGAAGTAAACATGAAATACGaagtatatttgaaaatattggaATTACATTTCCTGATAACACTTTTGATATACTCTGGGACAAAGCAAATCAAAAAGACGGTGCTGAGGGTGTATGTGTTGATACATTTAATTCTTTGTTAGATGTATCTACAAATTGA
- the LOC124433015 gene encoding M-phase phosphoprotein 6 — protein MNPTKSKLSKSILQMKFMKRTKEKVEKQMIEKEGEEYFSGQLSIQMKNESEKFIIEPSYVFCEKLIDGRLSFQGMNPELEKLLEIENVDKQIELEKKQEADVTDEQMVKQWINLRKKKNKFKRTKKIKNNINQPLNKKPKFL, from the exons atgaatccaactaaatcaaaattatcaaAGAGTATTTTACAAATGAag tttatgaagaggacaaaagaaaaagttgaaaaacagatgatagagaaagaaggagaagaatatTTCAGTGGTCAACTCTCAATTCAGATGAAAAATGAAtc AGAGAAATTTATCATTGAGCCCAGTTACGTGTTTTGTGAAAAATTGATTGATGGTAGACTGAGTTTCCAGGGTATGAATCctgaattagaaaaattgttagaaatagaaaatgttgATAAGCAGATAGAATtggagaaaaaacaagaagcaGATGTAACAGATGAACAAATGGTAAAACAATGGATAAatcttagaaaaaagaagaacaaatttaaaagaacaaaaaaaataaaaaataatattaatcaacctttgaataaaaaaccaaaattttta
- the LOC124433014 gene encoding glutathione S-transferase theta-3-like isoform X1 yields MSVLKFYYDLFSQPSRALYIFLKIANIPFEAKPIKIIKLEHTTPEFEAINPFKKVPIIEHNDFKLTESIAIARYLCREYKIPQHWYPFSSREQAKVDEYLEWQHLNTRLKCASYFAVTFLNPLQTGKSAKPEQIEKYKAQMLGCLDLIENIWLKDKLFLTGNKINISDIFGACELEQIRLTGYDLRAEWPRINVWMERVQQETRPYYDEAHKLLNKFIKQQDQAASRKIILVSSCINGHIKFWDLESKELIKKDHGKLLSTSQSYCYTVIKNTLIVQGCVPRTLYELPVDEIVAGAADGNKISFYTKKGHFINVQLAEGEEVFITEFVKPPKLYIRDYYMFTNIAVCITEHGHLGFSIHGGKWKFHNILPIFHGTPTAVLVYAHLLVLGLNSGHVCIYCVENWNILDLNSTLARLIILDTEPIISLNISAHFKERIIAASIKRVHFIHFT; encoded by the exons ATGAGCGTTCTAAAGTtctattatgatttattttcacaACCATCAAGGGcactatatatttttctaaaaattgcCAATATACCCTTTGAGGCGAAAccgataaagataattaaactTGAGCATACTACTCCCGAATTTGAGGCCATTAATCCATTTAAAAAAGTTCCAATTATAGAACACAATGACTTTAAATTGACAGAAAG CATTGCAATTGCAAGATATTTGTgtagagaatataaaataccCCAACATTGGTATCCTTTTTCATCAAGAGAACAAGCCAAAGTTGATGAGTATTTAGAATGGCAACATTTAAATACTAGATTAAAATGTGCATCATATTTTGCAGTAACG tttCTTAATCCTTTACAAACAGGAAAGTCAGCTAAACCTgaacaaatagaaaagtataaaGCACAAATGTTAGGTTGTCTtgatttaatagaaaatatctgGCTGAaggataaattatttcttacaggcaataagattaatataagTGATATATTTGGTGCTTGTGAATTAGAGCAAATAC gTTTAACTGGATATGATCTACGTGCAGAATGGCCTCGTATTAATGTTTGGATGGAAAGAGTACAACAGGAAACTAGACCTTATTATGATGAAGCTCACAAActattgaataaatttataaagcaGCAGGACCAAGCAGCCA gtagaaaaattattcttgtaTCTTCTTGTATAAATGGTCATATCAAATTCTGGGATCTTGAATCTAAGGAACTTATTAAAAAGGATCATGGAAAATTACTCAG TACAAGTCAAAGTTATTGCTATACTGTCATAAAGAATACATTAATTGTCCAAGGATGTGTTCCCAGGACATTGTATGAACTTCCTGTTGATGAAATTGTTGCTGGTGCTGCAGATGGTAATAAG atatccTTTTATACAAAGAAAGGACATTTCATTAATGTACAGTTGGCAGAAGGTGAAGAAGTATTTATCACAGAATTTGTAAAACCACCAAAACTATATATCCGTGATTATTATATGTTTACTAATATAGCAGTATGTATTACAg aACATGGACACTTAGGTTTTTCTATTCATGGTGGAAAGTggaaatttcataatatacTTCCCATATTTCATGGAACACCCACTGCTGTCTTAGTTTATGCACACCTTCTCGTATTAGGTTTAAACTCAG gtcatgtttgtatatattgtGTGGAAAATTGGAATATATTAGATTTGAATTCTACTTTGGCAAgactaataatattagatacaGAACCGATTATATCATTAAACATAAGTGCACATTTTAAAGAACGTATAATTGCAGCAAGCATCAAAAGAGTACACTTTATTCATTTTACGTAA
- the LOC124433014 gene encoding glutathione S-transferase theta-3-like isoform X2: MSVLKFYYDLFSQPSRALYIFLKIANIPFEAKPIKIIKLEHTTPEFEAINPFKKVPIIEHNDFKLTESIAIARYLCREYKIPQHWYPFSSREQAKVDEYLEWQHLNTRLKCASYFAVTFLNPLQTGKSAKPEQIEKYKAQMLGCLDLIENIWLKDKLFLTGNKINISDIFGACELEQIRLTGYDLRAEWPRINVWMERVQQETRPYYDEAHKLLNKFIKQQDQAASRKIILVSSCINGHIKFWDLESKELIKKDHGKLLSTSQSYCYTVIKNTLIVQGCVPRTLYELPVDEIVAGAADGNKLAEGEEVFITEFVKPPKLYIRDYYMFTNIAVCITEHGHLGFSIHGGKWKFHNILPIFHGTPTAVLVYAHLLVLGLNSGHVCIYCVENWNILDLNSTLARLIILDTEPIISLNISAHFKERIIAASIKRVHFIHFT; the protein is encoded by the exons ATGAGCGTTCTAAAGTtctattatgatttattttcacaACCATCAAGGGcactatatatttttctaaaaattgcCAATATACCCTTTGAGGCGAAAccgataaagataattaaactTGAGCATACTACTCCCGAATTTGAGGCCATTAATCCATTTAAAAAAGTTCCAATTATAGAACACAATGACTTTAAATTGACAGAAAG CATTGCAATTGCAAGATATTTGTgtagagaatataaaataccCCAACATTGGTATCCTTTTTCATCAAGAGAACAAGCCAAAGTTGATGAGTATTTAGAATGGCAACATTTAAATACTAGATTAAAATGTGCATCATATTTTGCAGTAACG tttCTTAATCCTTTACAAACAGGAAAGTCAGCTAAACCTgaacaaatagaaaagtataaaGCACAAATGTTAGGTTGTCTtgatttaatagaaaatatctgGCTGAaggataaattatttcttacaggcaataagattaatataagTGATATATTTGGTGCTTGTGAATTAGAGCAAATAC gTTTAACTGGATATGATCTACGTGCAGAATGGCCTCGTATTAATGTTTGGATGGAAAGAGTACAACAGGAAACTAGACCTTATTATGATGAAGCTCACAAActattgaataaatttataaagcaGCAGGACCAAGCAGCCA gtagaaaaattattcttgtaTCTTCTTGTATAAATGGTCATATCAAATTCTGGGATCTTGAATCTAAGGAACTTATTAAAAAGGATCATGGAAAATTACTCAG TACAAGTCAAAGTTATTGCTATACTGTCATAAAGAATACATTAATTGTCCAAGGATGTGTTCCCAGGACATTGTATGAACTTCCTGTTGATGAAATTGTTGCTGGTGCTGCAGATGGTAATAAG TTGGCAGAAGGTGAAGAAGTATTTATCACAGAATTTGTAAAACCACCAAAACTATATATCCGTGATTATTATATGTTTACTAATATAGCAGTATGTATTACAg aACATGGACACTTAGGTTTTTCTATTCATGGTGGAAAGTggaaatttcataatatacTTCCCATATTTCATGGAACACCCACTGCTGTCTTAGTTTATGCACACCTTCTCGTATTAGGTTTAAACTCAG gtcatgtttgtatatattgtGTGGAAAATTGGAATATATTAGATTTGAATTCTACTTTGGCAAgactaataatattagatacaGAACCGATTATATCATTAAACATAAGTGCACATTTTAAAGAACGTATAATTGCAGCAAGCATCAAAAGAGTACACTTTATTCATTTTACGTAA
- the LOC124433014 gene encoding glutathione S-transferase theta-3-like isoform X6 — MSVLKFYYDLFSQPSRALYIFLKIANIPFEAKPIKIIKLEHTTPEFEAINPFKKVPIIEHNDFKLTESIAIARYLCREYKIPQHWYPFSSREQAKVDEYLEWQHLNTRLKCASYFAVTFLNPLQTGKSAKPEQIEKYKAQMLGCLDLIENIWLKDKLFLTGNKINISDIFGACELEQIRLTGYDLRAEWPRINVWMERVQQETRPYYDEAHKLLNKFIKQQDQAAILNSRKLAL, encoded by the exons ATGAGCGTTCTAAAGTtctattatgatttattttcacaACCATCAAGGGcactatatatttttctaaaaattgcCAATATACCCTTTGAGGCGAAAccgataaagataattaaactTGAGCATACTACTCCCGAATTTGAGGCCATTAATCCATTTAAAAAAGTTCCAATTATAGAACACAATGACTTTAAATTGACAGAAAG CATTGCAATTGCAAGATATTTGTgtagagaatataaaataccCCAACATTGGTATCCTTTTTCATCAAGAGAACAAGCCAAAGTTGATGAGTATTTAGAATGGCAACATTTAAATACTAGATTAAAATGTGCATCATATTTTGCAGTAACG tttCTTAATCCTTTACAAACAGGAAAGTCAGCTAAACCTgaacaaatagaaaagtataaaGCACAAATGTTAGGTTGTCTtgatttaatagaaaatatctgGCTGAaggataaattatttcttacaggcaataagattaatataagTGATATATTTGGTGCTTGTGAATTAGAGCAAATAC gTTTAACTGGATATGATCTACGTGCAGAATGGCCTCGTATTAATGTTTGGATGGAAAGAGTACAACAGGAAACTAGACCTTATTATGATGAAGCTCACAAActattgaataaatttataaagcaGCAGGACCAAGCAGCCA TTTTGAATTCACGGAAGTTGgctttataa
- the LOC124433014 gene encoding glutathione S-transferase theta-3-like isoform X5, producing the protein MSVLKFYYDLFSQPSRALYIFLKIANIPFEAKPIKIIKLEHTTPEFEAINPFKKVPIIEHNDFKLTESIAIARYLCREYKIPQHWYPFSSREQAKVDEYLEWQHLNTRLKCASYFAVTFLNPLQTGKSAKPEQIEKYKAQMLGCLDLIENIWLKDKLFLTGNKINISDIFGACELEQIRLTGYDLRAEWPRINVWMERVQQETRPYYDEAHKLLNKFIKQQDQAASEVYKSSFSIIIID; encoded by the exons ATGAGCGTTCTAAAGTtctattatgatttattttcacaACCATCAAGGGcactatatatttttctaaaaattgcCAATATACCCTTTGAGGCGAAAccgataaagataattaaactTGAGCATACTACTCCCGAATTTGAGGCCATTAATCCATTTAAAAAAGTTCCAATTATAGAACACAATGACTTTAAATTGACAGAAAG CATTGCAATTGCAAGATATTTGTgtagagaatataaaataccCCAACATTGGTATCCTTTTTCATCAAGAGAACAAGCCAAAGTTGATGAGTATTTAGAATGGCAACATTTAAATACTAGATTAAAATGTGCATCATATTTTGCAGTAACG tttCTTAATCCTTTACAAACAGGAAAGTCAGCTAAACCTgaacaaatagaaaagtataaaGCACAAATGTTAGGTTGTCTtgatttaatagaaaatatctgGCTGAaggataaattatttcttacaggcaataagattaatataagTGATATATTTGGTGCTTGTGAATTAGAGCAAATAC gTTTAACTGGATATGATCTACGTGCAGAATGGCCTCGTATTAATGTTTGGATGGAAAGAGTACAACAGGAAACTAGACCTTATTATGATGAAGCTCACAAActattgaataaatttataaagcaGCAGGACCAAGCAGCCA gTGAAGTATATAAAAGctcattttcgataataataattgattag
- the LOC124433014 gene encoding uncharacterized protein LOC124433014 isoform X3, which yields MMALPIEIWEQIFLYVDTITLTKLKVVCNSWREIIDKILKERNFWYKKCKEEISQNTWSLLFETLYPNRSYVDLENAKKEGEIWMNMYKWWTKCKKLTNYNIFLENLDPLPKYHFQEIITCTAVLENTLAIGTSKGYIYFYNIDALNNKPIYVANHMEFLYKIKFLKNSRKIILVSSCINGHIKFWDLESKELIKKDHGKLLSTSQSYCYTVIKNTLIVQGCVPRTLYELPVDEIVAGAADGNKISFYTKKGHFINVQLAEGEEVFITEFVKPPKLYIRDYYMFTNIAVCITEHGHLGFSIHGGKWKFHNILPIFHGTPTAVLVYAHLLVLGLNSGHVCIYCVENWNILDLNSTLARLIILDTEPIISLNISAHFKERIIAASIKRVHFIHFT from the exons atgATGGCTTTACCCATAGAGATCTGGGaacagatatttttatatgttgaTACAATAACTCttacaaaattaaaagttGTATGTAATTCTTGGAgagaaattattgataaaatcttaaag GAACGTAACTTTtggtataaaaaatgtaaggAAGAAATATCACAAAATACATGGAGTTTACTGTTTGAAACATTATATCCTAATAGATCATATGTTGATTtggaaaatgcaaaaaaagaaggagaaatatggatgaatatgtataaatgGTGGACTAAGTGCAAGAAATTaacgaattataatatttttcttgaaaatttagATCCATTGccaaaatatcattttcaagAAATCATTACCTGTACTGCAGTATTGG aaaatacttTGGCTATAGGTACATCCaaaggatatatttatttttacaatattgatgctttaaataataaaccaATATATGTAGCAAATCATatggaatttttatataaaattaaatttttgaaaaata gtagaaaaattattcttgtaTCTTCTTGTATAAATGGTCATATCAAATTCTGGGATCTTGAATCTAAGGAACTTATTAAAAAGGATCATGGAAAATTACTCAG TACAAGTCAAAGTTATTGCTATACTGTCATAAAGAATACATTAATTGTCCAAGGATGTGTTCCCAGGACATTGTATGAACTTCCTGTTGATGAAATTGTTGCTGGTGCTGCAGATGGTAATAAG atatccTTTTATACAAAGAAAGGACATTTCATTAATGTACAGTTGGCAGAAGGTGAAGAAGTATTTATCACAGAATTTGTAAAACCACCAAAACTATATATCCGTGATTATTATATGTTTACTAATATAGCAGTATGTATTACAg aACATGGACACTTAGGTTTTTCTATTCATGGTGGAAAGTggaaatttcataatatacTTCCCATATTTCATGGAACACCCACTGCTGTCTTAGTTTATGCACACCTTCTCGTATTAGGTTTAAACTCAG gtcatgtttgtatatattgtGTGGAAAATTGGAATATATTAGATTTGAATTCTACTTTGGCAAgactaataatattagatacaGAACCGATTATATCATTAAACATAAGTGCACATTTTAAAGAACGTATAATTGCAGCAAGCATCAAAAGAGTACACTTTATTCATTTTACGTAA
- the LOC124433014 gene encoding uncharacterized protein LOC124433014 isoform X4 — MMALPIEIWEQIFLYVDTITLTKLKVVCNSWREIIDKILKERNFWYKKCKEEISQNTWSLLFETLYPNRSYVDLENAKKEGEIWMNMYKWWTKCKKLTNYNIFLENLDPLPKYHFQEIITCTAVLGTSKGYIYFYNIDALNNKPIYVANHMEFLYKIKFLKNSRKIILVSSCINGHIKFWDLESKELIKKDHGKLLSTSQSYCYTVIKNTLIVQGCVPRTLYELPVDEIVAGAADGNKISFYTKKGHFINVQLAEGEEVFITEFVKPPKLYIRDYYMFTNIAVCITEHGHLGFSIHGGKWKFHNILPIFHGTPTAVLVYAHLLVLGLNSGHVCIYCVENWNILDLNSTLARLIILDTEPIISLNISAHFKERIIAASIKRVHFIHFT; from the exons atgATGGCTTTACCCATAGAGATCTGGGaacagatatttttatatgttgaTACAATAACTCttacaaaattaaaagttGTATGTAATTCTTGGAgagaaattattgataaaatcttaaag GAACGTAACTTTtggtataaaaaatgtaaggAAGAAATATCACAAAATACATGGAGTTTACTGTTTGAAACATTATATCCTAATAGATCATATGTTGATTtggaaaatgcaaaaaaagaaggagaaatatggatgaatatgtataaatgGTGGACTAAGTGCAAGAAATTaacgaattataatatttttcttgaaaatttagATCCATTGccaaaatatcattttcaagAAATCATTACCTGTACTGCAGTATTGG GTACATCCaaaggatatatttatttttacaatattgatgctttaaataataaaccaATATATGTAGCAAATCATatggaatttttatataaaattaaatttttgaaaaata gtagaaaaattattcttgtaTCTTCTTGTATAAATGGTCATATCAAATTCTGGGATCTTGAATCTAAGGAACTTATTAAAAAGGATCATGGAAAATTACTCAG TACAAGTCAAAGTTATTGCTATACTGTCATAAAGAATACATTAATTGTCCAAGGATGTGTTCCCAGGACATTGTATGAACTTCCTGTTGATGAAATTGTTGCTGGTGCTGCAGATGGTAATAAG atatccTTTTATACAAAGAAAGGACATTTCATTAATGTACAGTTGGCAGAAGGTGAAGAAGTATTTATCACAGAATTTGTAAAACCACCAAAACTATATATCCGTGATTATTATATGTTTACTAATATAGCAGTATGTATTACAg aACATGGACACTTAGGTTTTTCTATTCATGGTGGAAAGTggaaatttcataatatacTTCCCATATTTCATGGAACACCCACTGCTGTCTTAGTTTATGCACACCTTCTCGTATTAGGTTTAAACTCAG gtcatgtttgtatatattgtGTGGAAAATTGGAATATATTAGATTTGAATTCTACTTTGGCAAgactaataatattagatacaGAACCGATTATATCATTAAACATAAGTGCACATTTTAAAGAACGTATAATTGCAGCAAGCATCAAAAGAGTACACTTTATTCATTTTACGTAA